The following nucleotide sequence is from Bacteroidales bacterium.
AACAGATTTTCAAGACAATCAAAATTTCAAAGAACAAAGAGATTTATTTAACTCAAATATTTAACGCATCAGTAGTATTTTAGTATCTGGAGTTATGTAACGACATTATGTATAAAGGACCAACAAGGGTCTGGCCTGTATTTCGCTGGTATTACTTATAAAACCTCTGGCTTCCTAACACCATAGTCTTGCTTTCCGGGCGATCGGATCAGATTCAGGCACGTTTATTGCGTAATTTAGTGTCGTATTCACCCAAACATACATCTCATGAAAAAACTAACTTTGCTGATCGCGGCACTCACGTTTTCCTTCCATGTTTCTGCCCAGGATCCCATAAACCTTTTCGAAAACAGAAACGAACTCAATATTGGCTTTTTTAATGTCTTTGATCTGAATGCCGCCCATGACTTTGGTGTGGGTTATAAAATTTCAGGGGAACGAGGTGCACTCAGACTGGCCACCGGTTTCAACCTGAAAAGCTATGATAGAGATGGCGAAGACTATCAGTCAAAGGAGAAGTCATTTGGAATCTCCCCCCGGATTGGCTATGAGTTTCACCAGAATTTCAACCGGCTCCGGCTCTATTACGGGGCCGATGTGGTCACTTCATTTTACAAAGTTGTTAATGAAGTGACCTATCCGGTTATTGATCCCTATGAGACCAATATACAAACCATAAAGAGCAATGAGTATGGTCTGCGCCCGATCCTGGGATTAACCGTGTTTCTGAGCAAATCGGTATCTCTGTCGACCGAGACCTGTCTGAATCTATTGTTTTCTAAATCAATCCATGAGGATGATGATTCAAATCCTCACACTACCACCACCAAAGGTCTGAATATTGGACTTAGTCCGCTGGGAATTGTATCGATTAATTTTCATTTCTGACCGGAATGTGGATAAGCTGCGGAGCAGTGCAGTCAAACAATTATTACCTTTGTGTGGAATATTCTGTTTTACGCACAACTGTTTAAACCAATTTATATAAGATGAATATGAAAAAACAACTGCTTTCTAAAGTACTTTTTGTGGCTGTTGCCGCTCTTTTCCTGGTTTCCTGCAACAGCGGGAAAAAACCTGCAGCGGAAGCTGAGTCGCAGGCTGTTGTCGAAGCCACTCCCGATTTTCAGATCTCCCTGGCCCAGTGGTCCCTTCATAAGACCTATTTTGGCGGAGCCCCCGACTGGGCGGAGTTTGGAAGGCTGCTGATGGAAGATCCCGATGCCCTGCTCAAGGGGGAGATGGATCCCTTTGATTTCCCGAAAGTGGCTGCCGGATACGGAATTTACTGCATCGAGCTGGTGAATACCTTTTACTTCTCCAAGGCCAATGATATGGAGTACTGGGAGAAATTTAAGGCCCATTGTGAAGAGGCGGGTGTGACTGTGGGACTGATCATGTGCGATGCCCTGGGCAACCTGGGGGATGCCGATCCCGAAGTCCGCAAGGCTACCGTCGAAAATCACAAACCCTGGGTCGATGTGGCTGCCTTTCTGGGAGCAAAGACCATCCGGGTAAATGCCGCCGGAGAGGGTACTGCCGAAGAGGTGGCCACCCACGCGGTGGACGGACTCTCCAGGCTGGGTGAATATGCAGCCACCAGGGGGATCAATGTGGTGGTGGAAAACCACGGGGGTTACTCTTCCGATGGAAAGTGGCTCTCCGGGGTCATGCAGGAAGTGGGCATGGACAATGTGGGCACCCTGCCCGATTTTGGAAACTTTTACGAATATGACCGCTACCTGGGAATGGAAGAACTGATGCCCTATGCCAAGGGAGTCAGTGCCAAATCCAATGCATTCGATGCGGAAGGAAACGAGGCCAATATGGATTACCTGCGGATCATGAAGATCGTGAAGGACTCCGGTTTTAAAGGTTATGTGGGCATCGAATACGAAGGTACGGAGCTCAGCGAGGACGAAGGCATCAAGGCCACCAAGGCATTGCTGGAGAAAGTTTTTGCCGAGATTTAAAGGCTGATATTTTCAGGGCCGGCCCCGCCTGGCTGAAAGAGGGTTGCCTCACGCAACCCTGGCGCGGGGAGCTGCATCTTTTAGAAGATGAACAGAGCAATCGCACGATTCATGCTGCTGCTATTGGTGCTGGCAGGATGTGAAACGGAGAAGGATCCGGCGGAAGAACCGCTGGATCCTTCCTTGCTTCTGACCGATGGCTTTTGCCTGCTCTCCAAAAACCGGGTGGTCCTGAATCACTACGATATCGACTATTACGATTACAGTGCTCACCTGATCTACCTGAAGGAACCCCTGGACTTTGAGAAGGAGTTCACGGTGCCGGGGACCGCATCGGTTTATGCCGACAGCACCCGGATTTATGATTTGTCGCTCTTTTCGGCGGTAGCCTCCTATATCGTTTACGGTCCTTTGATTTTGGTCCCCCAGATCTTTTATCCCGATTTTGTCATAGCCCTCGATAAGATGTGGACCAGTCAGGAGCTGACAGAGGGGGCAGCCGACGAGCGCGAAGATCCGAGGATCGCGGAGGCCCTGGAAAAGTACGGGCAGTTCCGCCAGAGACTGGTCTGTGAGATCCGTTCGCTTACCTACACCTCGCCGGAGGATGTAGAGGTCAGACTGGAGCTGAGCAATCCGGATGAGGAAAGCTATTACTACCTGGACCCCGGAAAGATGGGAATGGGACTTTTTCACTATTTCACCAACGGACTGACCGTATGGGACCCGGCCTCTTCCCGGTACATCGATTCTGAAACAGAACCTGTCCAGCCCGATCCCTGGAACTCCTTCGATATGGAATGGATGTCGCTTCTGGAAGGGGGAAGCTCGGTAAGCCTTACGATAGACTATGGCCAGTATGGGGAGCTTCAGCCAGGAAGCTATGATGCCTTTTTCACGTTCCCGGGACTGCACCACCAGGTGGACCGGGGCGACCTGGATCAGCAGGATGGCCGGATCTGGCTGGGAGATATCGAGATGAGCGGCGCGCTGGTGGTCGAGTAGCCTTATTTCATATCAAAGGCCTGCTTCATCCCCTCGGTGGTGGTGTAGTATTTCACGATCATATTGGGGATTTCCCATTCCGGGAGGGTGCCCTTCAACAGGTAATCCAGGTACTTTTCGGTGACCTGGCCGAAATGGGCCTCATGCCCCGCTTTGTAATGTTCGGGAATATGCACCCGCCAGGTGAGCTCATCGACCTCCTCGATACCGATCCCGGGATATTTTTCCGCCACTTTCTGTACCCCGGCAATTAAGGCGCTGCGAAACGTTTCGGGCGACTCAATAAAGGTGGGCATGATATAGAGCGTGGGCTTATAGTCCTCGGTCTGACCCTGCCGGATGGTCAGTTCACAATTGGAGCCGCGCATGGTCGAGTAGTGCGTATCGCCGCTGCCCTCCGGTGCCTGGAAATTCCAGATCACCGAGACCCGGGCATGTATTCCTTTGATGGTGTAATTGATCTCGCCGTTGCTGTAAACGCGCAGGATGCTGCCATCCACATCCTTCTCCAGGAAGGAAGGGTAGGAGTCGAGTCCCGTGACCTTCCGGAACATCTCCCTGGTCAGGGCGGTGGTCCACCGTTTGGAAGAGGTGATCCGGATATCCTCTTTCCTGAGTACCTCGCCGGGAAAGGCTTCCCACTGCACCAGGTCCACCAGGTGGGTGGTCACATCCACGATCCCCTCTCCCTGCTGCTCCGTATCGAAGAACCAGGGGGGGCGTATCAGGGGCTCGCCCGAGACCAGCTTGGAGAAGTGGTGCACACTTTCCTTGGTGATGGCCGGAAGATTGGGGCTGCCGGTCTGCAGCTCCCCGAAGACTTCAGGCAGTTGGGAAAACTCCTTCTGCAGGAGGGTGGTGATCTCGTACCTTTCGGTCATCATATCATAGAGCAGTACTCCCTGCTCTTCGGCCGTGGCAAAGGCCTCCTCCAGCAGGGGAAACTCTTCGGGGGTGATGACCATGGGCTTGTCGGCCAGCACGTGGATCCCGTTCTGCACCGCTTTCCGGATGTACTCGGTTTTCCTGGCATTATTGCCCGAAACCACCAGGACATTGCCCGGCTTTTCGGTAAGCATCTTTTCCAGGAAATCGTCTCCGGTATAAACCTGCCCGCGCCAGGCCGTGGGATCTTCCTCCCGGGAGTTGTAGGAGCCGATCAGAGCCAGATAACTCTCCAGCTCCGGTCCCCCGGGGGCATAGACATAAACCTGCGGATCGAC
It contains:
- a CDS encoding sugar phosphate isomerase/epimerase; amino-acid sequence: MKKQLLSKVLFVAVAALFLVSCNSGKKPAAEAESQAVVEATPDFQISLAQWSLHKTYFGGAPDWAEFGRLLMEDPDALLKGEMDPFDFPKVAAGYGIYCIELVNTFYFSKANDMEYWEKFKAHCEEAGVTVGLIMCDALGNLGDADPEVRKATVENHKPWVDVAAFLGAKTIRVNAAGEGTAEEVATHAVDGLSRLGEYAATRGINVVVENHGGYSSDGKWLSGVMQEVGMDNVGTLPDFGNFYEYDRYLGMEELMPYAKGVSAKSNAFDAEGNEANMDYLRIMKIVKDSGFKGYVGIEYEGTELSEDEGIKATKALLEKVFAEI
- a CDS encoding putative oxidoreductase C-terminal domain-containing protein, with the protein product MKTNTITATGALLLLLASCTSGNQSETNTQENSPMFSPPEGKVKLMNLDPGHFHAALVQKTMYESVDPQVYVYAPGGPELESYLALIGSYNSREEDPTAWRGQVYTGDDFLEKMLTEKPGNVLVVSGNNARKTEYIRKAVQNGIHVLADKPMVITPEEFPLLEEAFATAEEQGVLLYDMMTERYEITTLLQKEFSQLPEVFGELQTGSPNLPAITKESVHHFSKLVSGEPLIRPPWFFDTEQQGEGIVDVTTHLVDLVQWEAFPGEVLRKEDIRITSSKRWTTALTREMFRKVTGLDSYPSFLEKDVDGSILRVYSNGEINYTIKGIHARVSVIWNFQAPEGSGDTHYSTMRGSNCELTIRQGQTEDYKPTLYIMPTFIESPETFRSALIAGVQKVAEKYPGIGIEEVDELTWRVHIPEHYKAGHEAHFGQVTEKYLDYLLKGTLPEWEIPNMIVKYYTTTEGMKQAFDMK